The following proteins are encoded in a genomic region of Kosakonia oryzae:
- the aceE gene encoding pyruvate dehydrogenase (acetyl-transferring), homodimeric type: protein MSERFQNDVDPIETRDWQQAIESVIREEGVERAQYLIDQLLSEARKGGVKVAAGTGASNYVNTIAVEDEPEYPGNLELERRIRSAIRWNAIMTVLRASKKDLELGGHMASFQSSATVYEVCFNHFFRARNEKDGGDLVYFQGHISPGIYARAFVEGRLTEEQMNNFRQEVHGKGLSSYPHPKLMPEFWQFPTVSMGLGPIGAIYQAKFLKYLEHRGLKDTSEQTVYAFLGDGEMDEPESKGAITIATREKLDNLCFIINCNLQRLDGPVTGNGKIINELEGIFAGAGWNVIKVMWGSRWDELLRKDTSGKLIQLMNETVDGDYQTFKSKDGAYVREHFFGKYPETAALVADWTDEQIWALNRGGHDPKKIYAALKKAQETKGKATVILAHTIKGYGMGDTAEGKNIAHQVKKMNMDGVRYIRDRFNVPVTDEQVENLSYLTFPEGSEEYKYLHERRQALKGYLPSRLPKFTEKLELPALSDFSQLLEEQNKEISTTIAFVRALNVMLKNKSIKDRLVPIIADEARTFGMEGLFRQIGIYSPNGQQYTPQDREQVAYYKEDEKGQILQEGINELGAGASWLAAATSYSTNDLPMIPFYIYYSMFGFQRIGDLCWQAGDQQARGFLIGGTSGRTTLNGEGLQHEDGHSHIQSLTIPNCISYDPAYAYEVAVIMHDGLERMYGEKQENVYYYITTLNENYHMPAMPEGAEEGIRKGIYKLETVAGSKGKVQLLGSGSILRHVREAAQILANDYGVGSDVYSVTSFTELARDGQDCERWNMLHPLETPRVPYIAQVMNDAPAVASTDYMKLFAEQVRTYVPADDYRVLGTDGFGRSDSRENLRHHFEVDASYVVVAALGELAKRGEIDKKVVAEAITKFNIDAEKVNPRLA from the coding sequence ATGTCAGAACGTTTCCAAAATGACGTGGATCCGATCGAAACTCGCGACTGGCAACAGGCGATCGAATCGGTCATCCGTGAAGAAGGTGTTGAGCGTGCTCAGTATCTGATTGACCAGCTCCTTTCTGAAGCCCGCAAAGGCGGTGTGAAAGTGGCAGCTGGCACAGGGGCGAGCAACTATGTAAACACTATTGCCGTTGAAGATGAGCCGGAATATCCTGGCAATCTGGAACTGGAACGCCGTATTCGTTCAGCTATCCGCTGGAACGCAATCATGACGGTTCTGCGCGCCTCTAAAAAAGACCTTGAGCTGGGCGGCCACATGGCTTCCTTCCAGTCTTCTGCGACCGTATATGAAGTTTGCTTCAACCACTTCTTCCGCGCCCGTAACGAGAAAGATGGCGGCGATCTGGTTTACTTCCAGGGCCATATCTCTCCGGGTATCTACGCGCGTGCGTTCGTTGAAGGTCGTCTGACTGAAGAGCAGATGAACAACTTCCGTCAGGAAGTGCACGGCAAAGGCCTGTCATCTTATCCGCACCCGAAACTGATGCCGGAATTCTGGCAGTTCCCGACCGTATCCATGGGGCTGGGCCCGATTGGTGCGATCTACCAGGCGAAGTTCCTGAAATATCTGGAACACCGTGGCCTGAAAGATACCTCTGAACAAACCGTTTACGCTTTCCTCGGCGATGGCGAGATGGATGAGCCGGAATCCAAAGGTGCGATCACTATCGCTACCCGTGAAAAACTGGACAACCTGTGCTTCATCATCAACTGTAACCTGCAACGTCTGGATGGCCCGGTAACCGGTAACGGTAAAATCATCAACGAACTGGAAGGCATCTTCGCAGGTGCTGGCTGGAACGTGATCAAGGTGATGTGGGGTTCCCGTTGGGACGAGCTGCTGCGTAAAGATACCAGCGGTAAACTGATCCAGCTGATGAACGAAACCGTTGACGGTGACTATCAAACCTTCAAATCCAAAGACGGCGCCTACGTTCGTGAGCACTTCTTCGGTAAATATCCGGAAACCGCAGCGCTGGTTGCAGACTGGACTGATGAGCAGATCTGGGCGTTGAACCGTGGCGGTCACGATCCGAAGAAAATCTATGCTGCACTGAAAAAAGCGCAGGAAACCAAAGGCAAAGCGACTGTTATCCTGGCCCATACCATTAAAGGTTACGGCATGGGTGATACCGCTGAAGGCAAAAACATTGCCCACCAGGTTAAGAAAATGAACATGGACGGCGTGCGTTATATCCGCGACCGTTTCAATGTTCCGGTAACCGATGAGCAGGTTGAAAATCTCTCTTACCTGACCTTCCCGGAAGGCTCTGAAGAGTACAAATACCTGCACGAACGTCGCCAGGCGCTGAAAGGCTACCTGCCGTCTCGTCTGCCGAAGTTCACCGAGAAGCTGGAACTGCCTGCGCTGTCTGATTTCTCCCAGTTGCTGGAAGAGCAGAACAAAGAGATCTCCACCACTATCGCTTTCGTTCGTGCTCTGAACGTGATGCTGAAGAACAAATCGATCAAAGATCGCCTGGTTCCGATTATCGCCGACGAAGCGCGTACTTTCGGTATGGAAGGTCTGTTCCGTCAGATTGGTATTTACAGCCCGAACGGCCAGCAGTACACCCCGCAGGACCGTGAGCAGGTTGCTTACTACAAAGAAGACGAAAAAGGTCAGATCCTGCAGGAAGGTATCAACGAACTGGGTGCCGGCGCATCCTGGCTGGCGGCTGCGACCTCTTACAGCACCAACGATCTGCCGATGATCCCGTTCTACATCTACTACTCCATGTTCGGGTTCCAGCGTATCGGTGACCTGTGCTGGCAGGCTGGCGACCAGCAGGCTCGCGGCTTCCTGATTGGGGGGACTTCCGGTCGTACAACGTTGAACGGCGAAGGTCTGCAACACGAAGATGGTCATAGCCACATTCAGTCGCTGACTATCCCGAACTGTATCTCTTACGATCCGGCTTATGCGTACGAAGTGGCTGTCATCATGCATGACGGTCTGGAGCGCATGTACGGCGAGAAACAAGAAAACGTTTACTACTACATCACCACGCTGAACGAAAACTACCACATGCCGGCCATGCCGGAAGGTGCCGAGGAAGGTATCCGTAAAGGTATCTACAAACTCGAAACCGTTGCAGGTAGCAAAGGTAAAGTTCAGCTGCTGGGCTCCGGTTCTATTCTGCGTCACGTGCGTGAAGCCGCGCAGATCCTGGCGAACGATTACGGCGTGGGTTCTGACGTGTACAGCGTCACCTCCTTCACCGAACTGGCGCGTGATGGCCAGGATTGTGAGCGCTGGAACATGCTGCACCCGCTGGAAACTCCGCGCGTTCCGTACATCGCTCAGGTGATGAACGACGCTCCGGCAGTGGCTTCTACTGACTATATGAAACTGTTCGCTGAGCAGGTTCGTACTTACGTACCGGCTGATGATTACCGCGTACTGGGTACCGATGGCTTCGGTCGTTCCGACAGCCGTGAAAACCTGCGTCACCACTTCGAAGTTGATGCTTCTTACGTGGTGGTTGCAGCGCTGGGCGAACTGGCTAAACGTGGCGAAATCGACAAGAAAGTGGTGGCGGAAGCAATCACCAAATTCAACATCGATGCAGAAAAAGTTAACCCGCGTCTGGCGTAA
- the pdhR gene encoding pyruvate dehydrogenase complex transcriptional repressor PdhR: MAYSKIRQPKLSDVIEQQLEFLILEGTLRPGEKLPPERELAKQFDVSRPSLREAIQRLEAKGLLLRRQGGGTFVQSSLWQSFSDPLVELLNDHPESQFDLLETRHALEGIAAYYAALRSTDEDKARISELHQAIELAQQSGDLDAESSAVVQYQIAVTEAAHNVVLLHLLRCMEPMLAQNVRQNFELLYARREMLPLVSNHRSSIFAAIMAGQPEEAREASHRHLAFIEEILLDRSREQSRRERSLRRLEQRKN; the protein is encoded by the coding sequence ATGGCCTACAGCAAAATCCGCCAACCAAAACTCTCCGATGTGATTGAGCAGCAACTGGAGTTTTTGATTCTCGAAGGGACCTTGCGTCCCGGTGAAAAACTTCCTCCAGAACGCGAACTGGCGAAACAGTTCGATGTTTCTCGTCCTTCACTGCGCGAGGCCATTCAGCGCCTCGAAGCGAAAGGTCTGCTCCTTCGTCGCCAGGGTGGCGGGACTTTTGTCCAGAGCAGTCTGTGGCAGAGCTTCAGCGATCCGCTGGTAGAGCTGCTCAACGATCATCCCGAATCCCAGTTTGACCTGCTTGAAACCCGCCATGCATTAGAAGGCATTGCGGCCTATTACGCAGCGCTGCGCAGCACAGATGAAGATAAAGCGCGTATCAGCGAGCTGCACCAGGCGATTGAACTGGCGCAGCAGTCCGGGGATTTGGACGCGGAGTCCAGTGCTGTCGTGCAGTATCAAATTGCCGTAACCGAAGCGGCACACAATGTCGTGCTGCTTCATTTGCTACGCTGCATGGAGCCCATGTTGGCGCAAAACGTCCGGCAGAACTTCGAATTGCTGTACGCACGCCGGGAGATGCTCCCGCTGGTCAGCAACCATCGCTCAAGTATTTTTGCGGCGATCATGGCCGGGCAGCCGGAAGAGGCGCGTGAAGCGTCGCACCGCCACCTGGCGTTTATCGAAGAGATTTTGCTGGACAGAAGCCGTGAGCAGAGCCGTCGTGAACGCTCGCTGCGTCGGTTAGAGCAGAGAAAGAATTAA
- the aroP gene encoding aromatic amino acid transporter AroP encodes MMEGQQHGDQLKRGLKNRHIQLIALGGAIGTGLFLGSASVIQSAGPGIILGYAIAGFIAFLIMRQLGEMVVEEPVAGSFSHFAYKYWGSFAGFASGWNYWVLYVLVAMAELTAVGKYIQFWWPEIPTWASAAAFFVIINAINLTNVKVFGEMEFWFAIIKVFAVVAMIVFGGWLLFSGSAGPQATVRNLWEQGGFLPHGIGGLVMMMAIIMFSFGGLELVGITAAEADNPEQSIPKATNQVIYRILIFYVGSLAVLLSLMPWTRVTADTSPFVLIFHELGDSFVANALNIVVLTAALSVYNSCVYCNSRMLFGLAKQGNAPKMLQKVDKRGVPVNTILTSALFTALCVLINYFAPESAFGLLMALVVSALVINWAMISLAHMRFRRAKQLQGVTPRFPALFYPLGNWICLLFMAAVLVIMLMTPGMGISVYLIPVWIAVLGVGYLFKQKNAKAVKAS; translated from the coding sequence ATGATGGAAGGTCAACAGCACGGCGATCAGCTAAAGCGCGGCCTTAAGAACCGCCATATTCAGCTTATTGCGCTGGGTGGCGCTATTGGGACTGGCCTTTTTCTGGGCAGCGCATCGGTCATTCAATCCGCCGGCCCCGGTATTATTCTGGGCTACGCCATTGCAGGTTTTATCGCCTTTCTGATCATGCGTCAGTTGGGCGAAATGGTCGTGGAAGAGCCAGTAGCCGGTTCATTTAGCCATTTTGCTTACAAATATTGGGGTAGCTTTGCCGGTTTTGCTTCTGGCTGGAACTACTGGGTGCTGTATGTGCTGGTGGCGATGGCGGAACTGACCGCGGTCGGTAAGTATATTCAGTTCTGGTGGCCGGAAATCCCAACCTGGGCCTCTGCTGCGGCCTTCTTTGTCATCATTAACGCCATCAACCTGACCAATGTGAAAGTGTTTGGTGAGATGGAGTTCTGGTTTGCCATTATTAAGGTGTTCGCGGTTGTCGCCATGATCGTTTTCGGCGGCTGGCTGCTGTTCAGCGGTAGCGCTGGCCCGCAGGCGACCGTACGTAACCTGTGGGAACAGGGCGGCTTCCTGCCACACGGTATCGGTGGGCTGGTGATGATGATGGCGATCATTATGTTCTCGTTTGGCGGTCTTGAGCTGGTGGGGATCACCGCCGCAGAAGCCGATAACCCGGAACAGAGCATTCCAAAAGCCACCAACCAGGTTATCTATCGTATCCTGATTTTCTATGTTGGCTCACTGGCGGTACTGCTCTCGCTGATGCCGTGGACCCGCGTAACGGCAGATACCAGCCCGTTTGTACTGATTTTCCACGAACTGGGTGACTCTTTCGTCGCCAACGCGCTGAACATTGTGGTACTGACAGCAGCGCTCTCTGTTTATAACAGCTGCGTCTACTGCAATAGCCGTATGCTGTTTGGCCTGGCGAAGCAGGGTAACGCGCCGAAAATGCTGCAAAAAGTGGATAAACGCGGCGTGCCGGTGAACACCATCCTGACTTCCGCGCTCTTCACCGCGCTGTGCGTGCTGATCAACTACTTTGCACCGGAATCGGCGTTCGGTCTGCTGATGGCGCTGGTGGTTTCCGCGCTGGTGATCAACTGGGCGATGATCAGCCTGGCGCATATGCGTTTCCGTCGCGCGAAACAGTTGCAGGGCGTGACGCCACGCTTCCCGGCGCTGTTCTACCCGCTGGGCAACTGGATCTGCCTGCTGTTTATGGCCGCTGTGCTGGTGATCATGCTGATGACGCCTGGCATGGGGATTTCGGTCTATCTGATCCCGGTATGGATTGCCGTGCTGGGTGTCGGCTATCTGTTCAAACAGAAAAATGCAAAAGCCGTAAAAGCCAGTTAA
- a CDS encoding glycoside-pentoside-hexuronide (GPH):cation symporter gives MGNNKLSVKEKIGYGMGDAGCNIIFGAIMLFVNYFYTDIFGLAPALVGVLLLSIRVIDAVTDPLMGAIADRTQSKYGRFRPWLLWIAVPYAVFSVLMFTTPDWAYSSKVIYAFVTYFLLSLTYTAINIPYCSLGGVITNDPKERVACQSYRFVMVGIATLLLSLTLLPMAEWFGGADKAKGYQMAMAVLAFIGMCMFLFCFATVRERIRPAIPTNDDLKNDLKDVWKNDQWVRILLLTLCNVCPGFIRMAATMYYVTWVMGESTHFATLFISLGVVGMMLGSMMAKVLTDRWCKLKVFFWTNIVLAFFSCAFYFFDPHATTLIVVLYFLLNILHQIPSPLHWSLMADVDDYGEWKTGKRITGISFSGNLFFLKVGLAIAGAMVGFLLSWYGYDAGAKQQSASAINGIMLLFTVIPGVGYLITAGVVRLLKVDRELMKQIQADLEKRRINYHALTDRQHVPAGDNVRNA, from the coding sequence ATGGGCAACAACAAGCTGTCTGTTAAAGAAAAGATCGGCTATGGCATGGGAGACGCCGGATGTAACATCATCTTTGGCGCAATCATGCTGTTTGTTAACTATTTCTATACTGATATTTTCGGTCTCGCTCCGGCGCTGGTTGGCGTCCTGCTGCTGTCGATTCGTGTGATTGATGCGGTTACTGACCCGCTGATGGGCGCAATCGCGGACCGCACGCAAAGTAAATACGGGCGCTTCCGCCCGTGGTTACTGTGGATTGCGGTTCCCTATGCTGTATTCAGCGTATTGATGTTTACCACGCCGGACTGGGCCTACAGCAGCAAAGTTATCTATGCCTTCGTCACCTACTTCCTGCTGTCGCTTACCTATACCGCCATTAATATCCCCTATTGCTCGCTGGGCGGCGTTATTACCAATGATCCGAAAGAGCGCGTTGCCTGCCAGTCGTACCGCTTTGTGATGGTCGGCATTGCCACGCTGCTCCTGTCATTAACGCTGCTGCCGATGGCGGAGTGGTTTGGCGGCGCAGATAAAGCCAAAGGCTACCAGATGGCGATGGCAGTGCTGGCATTTATCGGTATGTGCATGTTTTTGTTCTGCTTCGCTACCGTGCGCGAACGTATTCGCCCGGCGATACCGACCAATGACGATCTGAAAAATGATTTAAAAGATGTGTGGAAAAACGACCAGTGGGTGCGCATTCTGCTGCTGACGCTGTGTAACGTCTGCCCTGGCTTTATCCGCATGGCGGCTACCATGTATTACGTGACCTGGGTTATGGGGGAAAGCACCCACTTCGCCACGCTGTTTATCAGCCTCGGCGTCGTGGGCATGATGCTCGGCAGCATGATGGCGAAGGTACTCACCGATCGCTGGTGCAAGCTGAAAGTCTTCTTCTGGACCAATATCGTGCTGGCGTTCTTCTCCTGCGCCTTCTACTTCTTTGATCCCCATGCCACTACGCTGATCGTGGTGCTCTACTTCCTGCTCAATATCCTGCATCAGATCCCTTCCCCGCTGCACTGGTCGCTGATGGCAGATGTCGATGATTATGGCGAGTGGAAAACCGGTAAACGTATTACTGGCATCAGCTTTTCCGGCAACCTGTTTTTCCTGAAAGTCGGGCTGGCGATCGCCGGGGCGATGGTCGGTTTTCTGCTCTCCTGGTACGGTTACGACGCCGGAGCCAAACAGCAGAGCGCCAGCGCCATCAACGGCATCATGCTGTTGTTTACCGTGATCCCGGGCGTCGGTTACCTGATTACCGCCGGCGTGGTTCGCTTGCTGAAAGTCGACCGCGAATTGATGAAACAGATCCAGGCGGATCTGGAAAAACGTCGCATCAACTACCATGCGCTGACCGATCGTCAGCACGTACCGGCAGGCGACAACGTAAGGAACGCATAA
- a CDS encoding glycoside hydrolase family 43 protein, with translation MKEWPNPFIEQRADPFILHHENVYYFVASVPEYDRLEIRRAATLEGLRHAEGVVVWRKPQSGPMSELIWAPELHHIDGKWYLYFAATWTKALDALNMFQHRMFVLECADADPLSGKWLEKGQVKTPFDTFALDATTFVHQGKRWYLWAQKAPHIAGNSNLYLAEMENPWTLKGEPVMLSKPEFDWECRGFLVNEGPAVLFHDDKLFISYSASATDENYCMGLLWIDITANPQLAENWHKSPQPVFRTSHENRQYGPGHNSFTQTPEGEVVLVYHARNYNEIEGDPLYDPNRHTRLKTIRWQENGMPDFGIPAADNQ, from the coding sequence ATGAAAGAGTGGCCGAATCCGTTTATCGAACAACGCGCGGATCCCTTTATTCTGCACCATGAGAATGTCTACTATTTTGTCGCCTCCGTGCCGGAGTATGACCGGCTGGAGATCCGCCGCGCTGCCACGCTGGAGGGGCTGCGTCATGCCGAAGGCGTGGTCGTCTGGCGCAAGCCGCAAAGCGGGCCGATGAGCGAGCTAATCTGGGCGCCGGAACTGCATCATATTGACGGTAAATGGTATCTCTATTTTGCCGCGACCTGGACGAAAGCGCTGGATGCGCTGAATATGTTCCAGCATCGCATGTTTGTGCTGGAGTGCGCCGATGCCGATCCGCTCAGCGGAAAATGGCTGGAAAAAGGCCAGGTGAAAACCCCGTTTGATACTTTCGCCCTCGATGCCACAACCTTTGTCCACCAGGGCAAACGCTGGTATCTGTGGGCGCAAAAAGCGCCGCACATCGCGGGAAACTCCAACCTCTATCTGGCGGAAATGGAAAATCCATGGACGCTCAAAGGTGAGCCGGTGATGCTGAGCAAGCCGGAATTTGACTGGGAGTGCCGGGGTTTTCTGGTGAATGAAGGCCCGGCTGTCCTGTTCCACGACGACAAGCTGTTTATCAGTTACTCGGCCAGCGCCACCGATGAGAACTACTGTATGGGGCTGCTGTGGATTGATATTACCGCTAACCCCCAGCTCGCGGAGAACTGGCACAAATCACCGCAGCCGGTGTTCAGAACCAGCCACGAAAACCGTCAGTATGGCCCTGGCCACAACAGCTTTACGCAAACGCCGGAAGGGGAAGTTGTGCTGGTGTATCACGCGCGGAACTACAACGAAATTGAGGGCGACCCGCTCTACGATCCCAATCGCCATACCCGTCTGAAAACGATTCGCTGGCAAGAAAACGGGATGCCTGATTTCGGCATCCCGGCTGCGGATAATCAGTAA
- the ampE gene encoding beta-lactamase regulator AmpE, whose amino-acid sequence MTLFTMLLVLAAERLFKLGEHWQLDHRLEALFRRVKRYSMFRTLLMTVLAMLVTFLILRALQGLFFNVPLLVVWILIGVLCIGAGKVRLHYHAYLKAAARNDSHAHNAMANELTLIHGVPPGCNEREFLRELQNALVWINFRFYLAPLFWFIVGAYWGPVLLTGYAFLRAWQSWLARYQTPNERQQSGIDAILHVLDWVPVRLAGVVYALVGHGEKALPAWFASLGDGHTSQYQVLTRLAQFSLAREPHMDKVETPKAAVSMAKKTSLVLVVVVALLTIYGTLI is encoded by the coding sequence ATGACGTTATTCACCATGCTGCTGGTGCTGGCAGCAGAACGGCTGTTTAAACTGGGAGAGCACTGGCAACTGGATCACCGGCTGGAAGCGCTGTTCCGGCGGGTTAAGCGTTACTCCATGTTCCGTACGCTGTTGATGACAGTGCTGGCGATGCTGGTGACTTTTCTGATCCTGCGTGCGCTGCAGGGGCTGTTTTTCAACGTACCGTTGTTGGTGGTCTGGATCCTGATTGGTGTGTTATGCATTGGCGCGGGTAAGGTGCGTCTGCACTACCACGCTTACTTGAAAGCGGCGGCACGTAATGACAGCCATGCCCATAATGCGATGGCGAATGAGTTAACGCTGATACACGGTGTACCGCCGGGGTGTAATGAGCGTGAGTTTTTACGCGAACTGCAAAACGCGCTGGTCTGGATCAACTTCCGCTTTTATCTGGCGCCGCTGTTCTGGTTTATTGTCGGCGCATACTGGGGGCCGGTGCTGCTGACGGGTTATGCGTTCTTGCGAGCCTGGCAGTCGTGGCTGGCGCGTTACCAGACGCCTAACGAACGTCAGCAGTCAGGCATTGATGCCATTTTACATGTGCTGGACTGGGTGCCCGTCAGGCTGGCTGGCGTGGTGTACGCGCTGGTTGGGCACGGCGAAAAGGCGCTGCCCGCCTGGTTTGCTTCTCTTGGCGACGGCCATACATCGCAATACCAGGTGCTGACGCGCCTCGCGCAGTTCTCACTGGCGCGCGAGCCGCATATGGACAAAGTCGAAACGCCGAAAGCCGCAGTGTCGATGGCGAAGAAAACCTCGCTGGTGCTGGTTGTTGTGGTCGCATTGTTGACGATTTACGGCACGCTAATCTGA
- the ampD gene encoding 1,6-anhydro-N-acetylmuramyl-L-alanine amidase AmpD: protein MPLRKGWLVEARHVPSPHFDCRPDDEQPSLLVVHNISLPPGKFGGPWIDALFTGTLDPDADPFFAEIVHLRVSAHCLIRRDGEVVQYVPFDKRAWHAGVSSYHGRERCNDFSIGIELEGTDNLPYTDAQYQQLAAVTRTLIELYPSIANNMTGHSDIAPQRKTDPGPAFDWARFRALVAGSSEKEMP from the coding sequence ATGCCGTTACGCAAGGGCTGGCTGGTAGAAGCGCGGCACGTGCCGTCTCCCCATTTTGATTGCCGCCCGGACGATGAACAGCCTTCACTGCTGGTGGTACATAATATTAGCCTGCCGCCCGGCAAATTTGGCGGCCCGTGGATAGACGCGTTGTTCACCGGCACGCTCGATCCCGATGCCGATCCCTTTTTCGCCGAAATTGTTCATCTGCGCGTTTCCGCGCACTGCCTGATTCGCCGTGATGGTGAGGTTGTGCAATATGTGCCTTTCGATAAACGCGCCTGGCATGCAGGCGTATCCTCTTATCACGGCCGGGAACGCTGTAATGATTTCTCGATTGGGATCGAGCTTGAAGGCACCGATAATCTGCCGTATACCGACGCGCAGTATCAGCAACTGGCGGCGGTGACGCGAACGCTCATTGAGCTTTATCCGTCGATTGCCAACAATATGACCGGCCACAGCGATATTGCGCCGCAACGGAAGACCGATCCCGGTCCGGCTTTCGATTGGGCCAGATTCCGTGCGCTGGTCGCCGGTTCGTCAGAAAAGGAGATGCCATGA
- the nadC gene encoding carboxylating nicotinate-nucleotide diphosphorylase: MPPRRYNPDLRRDALQKRIELDIPAAVAQALREDLGGEVDANNDITAQLLPPENRSHAVVITREDGVFCGKRWVEEVFIQLAGDDVTLTWHVADGDTIRADQPLFELEGPSRVLLTGERTALNFVQTLSGVASEVRRYVDLLSGTKTQLLDTRKTLPGLRTALKYAVLCGGGANHRLGLSDAFLIKENHIIAAGSVRQAVEKAFWLHPDVPVEVEVETLEELDDALKAGADIIMLDNFKTEQMREAVKRTNGQARLEVSGNVTNETLREFAETGVDYISVGALTKHVRALDLSMRFR; this comes from the coding sequence ATGCCGCCTCGCCGCTATAACCCCGATCTTCGACGTGACGCGCTGCAAAAACGCATCGAACTGGATATTCCCGCCGCTGTCGCCCAGGCGCTGCGTGAAGATTTGGGCGGAGAAGTTGACGCCAATAACGACATTACCGCGCAATTATTACCGCCAGAGAACCGCTCGCATGCAGTGGTTATTACCCGTGAAGACGGCGTATTTTGCGGTAAACGCTGGGTTGAAGAGGTTTTTATCCAGTTGGCCGGCGACGACGTAACGCTGACCTGGCACGTTGCAGATGGCGACACGATCCGCGCCGATCAACCGCTTTTTGAACTGGAAGGCCCTTCCCGCGTACTGCTAACTGGCGAACGCACGGCGTTGAACTTTGTGCAAACGCTCTCCGGCGTAGCCAGCGAAGTACGGCGCTATGTGGATTTGCTCAGCGGCACCAAAACCCAGCTTCTCGATACGCGTAAAACGCTGCCGGGCCTGCGCACCGCGCTGAAATATGCTGTGCTGTGCGGCGGCGGCGCCAACCACCGTCTGGGACTTTCCGACGCGTTTCTGATCAAAGAGAACCATATCATTGCTGCTGGCTCCGTTCGCCAGGCGGTGGAAAAAGCGTTCTGGCTGCACCCCGATGTTCCGGTGGAAGTGGAAGTTGAAACACTGGAAGAGCTGGACGACGCGCTGAAAGCAGGCGCTGACATCATCATGCTGGATAACTTCAAAACCGAACAGATGCGCGAAGCGGTTAAACGCACCAATGGCCAGGCGCGGCTGGAAGTTTCCGGCAATGTAACGAACGAAACGCTGCGTGAATTCGCCGAAACCGGCGTCGATTATATCTCCGTTGGCGCACTGACCAAACATGTGCGCGCCCTCGATTTGTCGATGCGTTTTCGCTGA
- the ppdD gene encoding prepilin peptidase-dependent pilin: MKRQQGFTLIELMVVIGIIAILSAIGIPAYQNYLRKAALTDMLQTFIPYRTAVELCALDRGGVESCDASSNGIPAPTTTRYVSAMSVTKGVVSLTGQESLNGLSVVMTPQWSNADGMQGWARSCNIQADSSLQQACEDVFRTGK; the protein is encoded by the coding sequence ATGAAACGACAACAAGGATTTACCTTAATCGAACTGATGGTGGTAATTGGCATCATTGCGATCCTGAGCGCCATCGGTATTCCTGCCTACCAAAACTACCTGCGTAAAGCCGCCCTCACCGATATGTTGCAAACGTTTATTCCGTACCGTACGGCCGTTGAACTTTGCGCGCTGGATCGTGGCGGCGTGGAGAGCTGCGATGCCAGCAGCAACGGCATACCCGCCCCCACCACTACCCGCTATGTTTCGGCGATGAGCGTAACAAAAGGCGTGGTCTCGCTAACCGGGCAAGAGAGCCTGAATGGGCTGAGCGTGGTGATGACGCCCCAGTGGAGCAACGCCGACGGAATGCAAGGCTGGGCGCGCAGTTGCAACATTCAGGCAGACAGCTCGCTTCAGCAGGCTTGTGAAGACGTTTTCCGGACCGGCAAGTAA